From Candidatus Rokuibacteriota bacterium, a single genomic window includes:
- a CDS encoding response regulator, translating into METILVADDAPDILALARDILEARGYTVLTAADGEEALRLAEGYAGPIHALLADVVMPGLTGPELAERLTRTRHETKVVFMSGYTTEVMDQYGLLHSGAPFIGKPFTPDLLVRKVREALDYRSPFARPPAPARPALAGSRIAATPILVT; encoded by the coding sequence ATGGAAACCATCCTGGTGGCCGACGACGCGCCCGACATTCTCGCCCTGGCACGCGACATCCTCGAGGCGCGAGGCTACACCGTCCTGACAGCCGCCGACGGCGAGGAAGCGCTGCGGCTGGCCGAGGGCTACGCGGGGCCGATCCACGCCCTGCTCGCCGACGTGGTCATGCCCGGCCTGACCGGGCCCGAGCTGGCGGAGCGGCTGACGCGCACGCGGCACGAGACGAAGGTGGTCTTCATGTCCGGCTACACCACCGAGGTGATGGACCAGTACGGGCTCCTGCACTCCGGCGCGCCCTTCATCGGCAAGCCGTTCACTCCAGATCTGCTGGTGCGGAAGGTCCGCGAGGCGCTCGACTACCGCTCGCCCTTCGCTCGCCCGCCCGCGCCCGCGCGGCCCGCCCTGGCCGGATCCCGGATCGCCGCTACGCCCATCTTGGTTACCTGA
- a CDS encoding NAD(P)/FAD-dependent oxidoreductase, producing MKVVIVGAGFAGLQCAQRLSGTPVDVLLIDRNNYHLFTPLLYQVASSLLNPSDIAYPVRTVFRGSPNVRFRAAQVTGVAVEAKVVQTADGGRLPYDCLVIATGSATNFFGMISVERAAHGLKDLPEAVALRTHVIRAFEGAARETDHAALRAWLTFVVVGGGPTGVEYAGALSELIHRVLVRDYPELDLRAVRVILIEALDHVLPAFLPALSEDARKRLERLGVEVRLGARLLDVTDGRITLSSGETLAAQTLVWAAGVKPAELDTALDVRRTPSGRIAVDECLRIPDCPGAFAIGDVAGATQDGRELAMMSPQAMQEGRYVADAIVRLERQQPLRPFRYRDKGIMATIGRHAAVAQVGPLSFTGPIGWFVWLFVHLYYIIGYRNRLVVLISWAWNYVFYDRPIRLITRGKDGTEEE from the coding sequence ATGAAGGTCGTCATCGTCGGCGCCGGCTTCGCCGGCCTCCAGTGCGCGCAGCGTCTCTCCGGCACGCCGGTGGACGTGCTGCTGATCGACCGCAACAACTACCACCTGTTCACGCCGCTGCTCTACCAGGTCGCCAGCTCCCTGCTCAACCCGAGCGACATCGCCTACCCGGTGCGGACGGTCTTTCGGGGCTCACCCAACGTTCGCTTCCGCGCGGCCCAGGTGACCGGCGTGGCAGTCGAGGCGAAAGTCGTGCAGACGGCCGACGGCGGCCGGCTTCCGTACGACTGCCTGGTGATCGCGACGGGGAGCGCCACCAACTTCTTCGGGATGATCTCGGTCGAGCGGGCGGCGCACGGGCTCAAGGACCTGCCCGAGGCCGTGGCGCTCCGGACCCACGTCATCCGCGCATTCGAAGGAGCGGCCCGCGAGACGGACCATGCGGCCCTGCGAGCCTGGCTCACGTTCGTGGTGGTGGGCGGCGGCCCGACCGGCGTGGAGTACGCCGGCGCGCTCTCCGAGCTGATCCACCGCGTGCTGGTCCGGGACTACCCAGAGCTCGATCTTCGCGCCGTGCGCGTGATTCTGATCGAGGCGCTCGATCACGTGCTGCCGGCCTTCCTCCCGGCCCTCTCGGAGGACGCGCGGAAGCGGCTCGAGCGGCTCGGCGTCGAGGTCCGGCTCGGCGCGCGGCTGCTGGACGTGACGGATGGGCGGATCACACTCTCGAGCGGCGAGACCCTCGCCGCGCAGACCCTCGTGTGGGCGGCGGGGGTCAAACCCGCGGAGCTCGACACGGCACTCGACGTCCGGCGCACCCCGTCTGGGCGAATCGCGGTGGACGAGTGCCTCCGGATCCCGGATTGCCCTGGAGCCTTCGCGATCGGGGACGTGGCGGGCGCCACCCAGGATGGCAGGGAGCTCGCGATGATGTCGCCGCAGGCGATGCAGGAGGGGCGCTATGTCGCCGATGCGATCGTCCGGCTGGAGCGGCAGCAGCCGTTGCGGCCGTTCCGCTACCGCGACAAGGGCATCATGGCCACGATCGGCCGCCACGCCGCGGTCGCCCAGGTGGGGCCGCTCTCGTTCACGGGGCCCATCGGCTGGTTCGTGTGGCTCTTCGTGCACCTCTACTACATCATCGGCTACCGGAACCGCCTGGTTGTGCTGATCTCGTGGGCGTGGAACTACGTCTTCTACGATCGCCCCATCAGGCTGATCACGCGGGGGAAGGACGGGACGGAAGAGGAGTGA
- a CDS encoding ABC transporter ATP-binding protein, with the protein MSVDPAGGTALEARGLDVLYGDYQVLWDVSFRARRGEVVAILGPNGSGKSTLMNTLSGLVRARAGEIRLGDRRIDGLPPHKIVGLGLAHVLERRRLFPYLTVRQNLLLGAYHPGARARREETLADVEALFPHLRERHSQIAGTLSGGEQQMVAIGRGLMARPALLMVDEPFLGLAPRVIEQIAKVLTAINRERGTTVVFIEQNVELALRMAHRGYILESGRAILEGPSADLLASSEVKRIFLGH; encoded by the coding sequence ATGTCCGTTGACCCCGCGGGCGGCACCGCGCTCGAGGCCCGTGGCCTCGACGTCCTCTACGGCGACTACCAGGTCCTCTGGGATGTCTCCTTCCGCGCGCGCCGGGGCGAAGTCGTGGCGATCCTCGGGCCGAACGGCTCGGGCAAGTCCACGCTCATGAACACGCTCTCAGGGCTCGTGCGGGCCCGCGCGGGCGAGATCCGCCTCGGAGACCGGCGCATCGACGGCCTGCCGCCCCACAAGATCGTGGGGCTCGGCCTCGCCCACGTGTTGGAGCGCCGCCGGCTCTTCCCGTACCTGACCGTGCGCCAGAATCTCCTGCTGGGCGCCTATCACCCAGGAGCCAGAGCGCGCCGCGAGGAAACGCTGGCCGACGTCGAGGCCCTCTTCCCGCACCTGAGAGAGCGGCACAGCCAGATCGCGGGGACGCTCTCGGGAGGCGAGCAGCAGATGGTCGCCATCGGCCGCGGCCTCATGGCGCGCCCCGCGCTCCTCATGGTGGACGAGCCCTTCCTGGGGCTGGCGCCGCGCGTGATCGAGCAGATCGCGAAAGTCCTGACCGCGATCAACCGCGAGCGCGGCACCACGGTGGTCTTCATCGAGCAGAACGTGGAGCTGGCGCTCCGCATGGCCCACCGCGGCTACATCCTCGAATCCGGGCGCGCCATTCTCGAAGGCCCCTCGGCCGACCTCCTCGCCTCCTCCGAGGTGAAGCGCATCTTCCTGGGCCACTAG
- a CDS encoding ABC transporter ATP-binding protein: protein MLLDVRGVTKRFGGLVANNDISFQVGAGELVGIIGPNGAGKSTLFDLLTGFQPADAGEVLLDGRPITRLRPDEISRLGVARTFQKLKPFTQMTVLENVMVGAFQKTADPARARLQALEALERVGLADKAEAHARVLSTGQRKRLELARALATKPRLLLLDEMTGGVDLRSIPGLVALVRELNAAGTALVVIEHNMGVIMDVSRRIVALHLGEVIADGPPAAVGREPRVIEAYLGQAYVR from the coding sequence ATGTTGCTGGACGTTCGCGGAGTGACGAAGCGCTTCGGCGGCCTCGTCGCCAACAACGACATTTCCTTCCAGGTAGGCGCGGGGGAGCTCGTGGGCATCATCGGCCCCAACGGCGCCGGCAAGTCCACGCTCTTCGACCTCCTCACGGGCTTCCAGCCGGCGGACGCGGGCGAGGTTCTGCTGGACGGTCGCCCCATCACGCGGCTCCGCCCCGACGAGATCAGCCGGCTCGGAGTGGCGCGCACCTTCCAGAAGCTCAAGCCGTTCACACAGATGACCGTGCTCGAGAACGTGATGGTCGGCGCCTTCCAGAAGACGGCCGATCCCGCGCGCGCCCGCCTGCAGGCGCTCGAGGCGCTCGAGCGCGTCGGGCTCGCCGACAAGGCGGAGGCGCACGCGCGCGTGCTCTCCACCGGCCAGCGCAAGCGCCTCGAGCTGGCCCGCGCGCTGGCGACCAAGCCGCGCCTCCTGCTCCTCGACGAGATGACGGGCGGCGTGGATCTCCGGAGCATCCCGGGACTCGTCGCGCTCGTTCGCGAGCTGAACGCCGCGGGCACGGCGCTGGTCGTCATCGAGCACAACATGGGCGTGATCATGGACGTCTCGCGGCGCATCGTGGCGCTCCACCTGGGCGAGGTCATCGCCGACGGGCCGCCCGCTGCCGTCGGGCGCGAGCCGCGCGTGATCGAGGCCTACCTCGGGCAGGCCTATGTCCGTTGA
- a CDS encoding branched-chain amino acid ABC transporter permease: MDSSTVGHAKWPRRLTFTAGLVALALLLAFPLVFTLPYPRDVMIRIFLYAMLATAWNVLAGYCGQISLGHAVFFGTGAYTSTVLVKTLGLTPWAGMLAGAALAVALSQVIGYPVLRLRGHYFAIATIAVGEIVQTLMINWDWVGGARGLFIPIDRTGSLLAFQFRDKQVYYYIALGLLLLALWVTRRIERSRTGYYFRAIREDQDAAASLGIPVARYKQRAMAVSAALTALGGTFYAQYILFIDPESVLPLSLSILICLIAVLGGVGTLWGPLIGAAILVPLGEATRIYLGGTGKAIDLLIYGFLIMVISVIQPGGIMALAQRGRRRTG; this comes from the coding sequence GTGGACTCTTCGACAGTAGGCCACGCTAAATGGCCCCGGAGGCTCACCTTCACCGCCGGCCTCGTGGCGCTGGCTTTGCTCCTCGCCTTCCCGCTGGTGTTCACGCTCCCCTACCCGCGGGATGTGATGATCCGCATCTTCCTCTACGCCATGCTGGCCACGGCGTGGAACGTGCTGGCGGGCTACTGTGGCCAGATCTCGCTGGGGCACGCGGTGTTCTTCGGCACGGGCGCCTACACCTCGACCGTGCTCGTCAAGACGCTCGGCCTCACGCCGTGGGCCGGGATGCTGGCGGGGGCGGCGCTGGCCGTCGCGCTCTCCCAGGTGATCGGCTATCCCGTGTTAAGGCTGCGCGGCCACTACTTCGCCATCGCGACGATCGCGGTGGGCGAAATCGTCCAGACCCTCATGATCAACTGGGACTGGGTGGGCGGGGCGCGCGGGCTGTTCATCCCCATCGACCGGACGGGCTCTCTCCTCGCCTTCCAGTTCAGGGACAAGCAGGTCTACTACTACATCGCGCTCGGACTCTTGCTGCTGGCGCTCTGGGTCACACGGCGCATCGAGCGCTCGCGCACCGGCTATTACTTCCGCGCCATCAGGGAAGACCAGGACGCCGCCGCGAGCCTGGGCATTCCGGTGGCGCGCTACAAGCAGCGCGCGATGGCGGTCTCGGCCGCGCTGACGGCTTTGGGCGGGACGTTCTACGCCCAGTACATCCTCTTCATCGACCCCGAGTCGGTGCTGCCGCTCTCGCTCTCGATCCTGATCTGCCTGATCGCCGTCCTGGGCGGGGTGGGCACGCTTTGGGGGCCGCTCATCGGCGCGGCCATCCTGGTGCCGCTGGGCGAGGCGACGCGCATCTACCTGGGCGGCACAGGCAAGGCCATCGACCTGCTCATCTACGGCTTCCTGATCATGGTCATCTCGGTGATCCAGCCCGGCGGCATCATGGCGCTCGCCCAGCGCGGGCGCCGGCGGACCGGTTGA
- a CDS encoding branched-chain amino acid ABC transporter permease produces the protein MTAEVLLQGIVSGLLMGFVYALIAAGLSLIFGLMEIVNFAHGEFLMLAMFSTYWAWALWRLDPVVSLPLTAAALFLLGFATYHGLIRWVLGAPMLAQIFATFGLAIFLRSAAQAIWGVDFHLVKDPLVQGRISLGGIFIGLPQLVASVGALLAFVFLNWFISRTETGLALQATAQDRQAASLMGINTERMFALGWGIGAACVGVAGALLTIFFYVFPDVGSTFALLAYVTVALGGFGNVPGTLVAGVVVGLIEVLGGLLIAPALKYVAVFVLYLLVVLWRPQGLFGRF, from the coding sequence GTGACTGCCGAGGTTCTCCTGCAGGGCATCGTGAGCGGCCTCCTCATGGGGTTCGTCTACGCGCTCATCGCCGCCGGGCTGTCCCTCATCTTCGGCCTTATGGAGATCGTCAACTTCGCCCACGGCGAGTTCCTGATGCTGGCGATGTTCTCGACCTACTGGGCCTGGGCGCTCTGGCGGCTCGATCCGGTGGTCTCGCTGCCGCTGACGGCGGCGGCATTGTTCCTCCTGGGCTTCGCGACCTACCACGGCCTGATCCGCTGGGTGCTGGGCGCGCCCATGCTGGCCCAGATCTTCGCCACCTTCGGGCTGGCCATCTTCCTGCGCTCGGCGGCGCAGGCGATCTGGGGCGTGGACTTCCACCTCGTGAAGGATCCGCTCGTGCAGGGGCGCATCTCCCTGGGCGGGATCTTCATCGGGCTGCCGCAGCTGGTGGCCAGCGTCGGAGCGCTCCTGGCCTTCGTCTTCCTCAACTGGTTCATCAGCCGCACCGAGACGGGGCTGGCGCTGCAGGCGACGGCCCAGGACCGGCAGGCGGCCTCGCTCATGGGCATCAACACGGAGCGGATGTTCGCCCTCGGCTGGGGCATCGGCGCGGCCTGCGTGGGAGTGGCGGGGGCGCTCTTGACCATCTTCTTCTACGTCTTCCCCGACGTGGGCTCGACCTTCGCGCTGCTGGCCTACGTGACGGTGGCTCTCGGCGGCTTCGGCAATGTGCCGGGGACCTTGGTGGCGGGCGTGGTGGTGGGGCTGATCGAGGTGCTGGGCGGTCTCCTGATCGCGCCGGCGCTCAAGTACGTGGCCGTCTTCGTCCTCTATCTGCTGGTCGTTCTCTGGCGGCCCCAGGGATTGTTCGGGCGCTTCTGA